In a single window of the Actinomycetota bacterium genome:
- a CDS encoding DUF1298 domain-containing protein, with translation MSERQRLGVQDALWLEMDRPTNLMVVDSLIWTATPVDWKRFGAVVQERMWDRYQVFRSVAVADEDGSWFWEERPRLGWRKHLERITLPAPADEAALREFIGAQRIVPLDRKRPLWKMFLIEDYMGGSAIVVRTHHAIADGIRMVQLAMSLFDASPEGGAILAPPVRLHAASAEAPEPEGRSVREQLTAGAVSVARELNELASDAVGRVGEVIGDPIGSTVEGVRAAGRAVGHAAAEAREASREVAGMALTNPVGAVHTAAARSAAAASAFAEWLTSALRPRIPGSGPLVDMFSAAPGDADIARKLLLGTRNDASIWTGMVGDRKAVAWSPPLPLAEVKAVARTHGATVNDVLVTSVAGTLHAYLEAHEAQCSSVNWMIPVNLKALDTTLPTELGNSFAIVQLELPTDIGDPLVVLDVVQRRMARIKSGHEAGIAFRIQEVISGLNKSLYQASVDLLANRAIGVLTNVPGPPIPVFVAGTKVEGMVGWAPLSGNQPMCFTIYSYNNMVFVGIACDMDLVPDHEQIVDGFAPAFHRLSVATH, from the coding sequence GTGAGCGAACGTCAGCGTCTCGGCGTGCAGGACGCGCTGTGGCTGGAGATGGACCGGCCTACGAACCTGATGGTCGTCGACTCGCTGATCTGGACGGCCACACCCGTCGACTGGAAGCGCTTCGGTGCCGTCGTCCAGGAGCGAATGTGGGACCGCTATCAGGTGTTCCGTAGCGTCGCCGTCGCCGACGAGGACGGCTCCTGGTTCTGGGAGGAGCGTCCCCGGCTCGGTTGGAGGAAGCACCTCGAGCGCATCACGCTGCCGGCACCGGCCGACGAGGCAGCGCTGCGGGAGTTCATCGGCGCCCAACGAATCGTCCCGCTCGACCGCAAACGGCCGCTCTGGAAGATGTTCCTCATCGAGGACTACATGGGTGGCAGCGCGATCGTCGTGCGCACTCACCATGCGATCGCCGACGGGATCCGCATGGTGCAGCTCGCGATGAGCCTGTTCGACGCCTCGCCCGAGGGTGGCGCGATCCTCGCGCCACCGGTCAGGCTGCACGCTGCATCTGCCGAGGCGCCCGAGCCCGAGGGACGCTCGGTGCGCGAGCAGCTCACCGCTGGAGCCGTTTCGGTCGCAAGGGAGCTGAACGAGCTCGCGAGCGACGCGGTGGGCCGTGTCGGTGAGGTGATCGGCGACCCGATCGGCTCCACCGTCGAGGGGGTGCGCGCGGCCGGTCGTGCGGTCGGGCACGCGGCCGCCGAGGCGCGGGAGGCGTCGCGGGAGGTCGCCGGTATGGCGCTGACCAACCCGGTCGGCGCGGTCCACACGGCCGCCGCCAGATCAGCCGCTGCGGCTTCGGCATTCGCGGAGTGGCTGACGTCCGCGCTGCGCCCGCGGATCCCCGGCAGCGGACCACTCGTAGACATGTTCTCCGCGGCGCCCGGCGACGCCGACATCGCGCGCAAGCTGCTGCTCGGTACGCGCAACGACGCGAGCATCTGGACCGGGATGGTCGGCGATCGCAAGGCGGTCGCCTGGTCGCCGCCGTTGCCGCTGGCCGAAGTCAAAGCCGTCGCCCGCACCCACGGCGCCACCGTCAACGACGTGCTCGTGACGAGCGTGGCAGGGACGCTGCATGCCTACTTGGAGGCCCACGAGGCCCAGTGTTCGTCCGTCAACTGGATGATCCCCGTCAATCTGAAGGCGCTCGACACCACGTTGCCCACCGAGCTCGGCAACAGCTTCGCCATCGTGCAGCTCGAGCTGCCGACCGACATCGGTGACCCGCTCGTCGTGCTCGACGTCGTGCAGCGGCGGATGGCGCGGATCAAGAGCGGTCACGAGGCCGGTATCGCGTTCCGTATCCAGGAGGTGATCTCGGGACTCAACAAGTCCTTGTACCAGGCGTCGGTCGATCTGCTCGCGAACCGTGCGATCGGGGTGCTGACCAACGTGCCGGGGCCTCCGATACCCGTCTTCGTCGCGGGGACGAAGGTGGAAGGCATGGTCGGCTGGGCCCCGCTGTCGGGCAACCAGCCGATGTGCTTCACGATCTACAGCTACAACAACATGGTGTTTGTCGGCATTGCTTGCGACATGGATCTCGTGCCGGATCACGAGCAGATCGTCGACGGCTTCGCGCCTGCCTTCCACCGCCTCTCCGTCGCCACCCACTGA
- a CDS encoding NADP-binding protein, with translation MTAFVRAAAEPVRVVLIGTGQMGAAAARILHGKAGLRLVGVVPHRVEHEGEDAGIVLGLGGPSGVLMEPHLAAVLKRERPDVALHMTCSRVVDADADVRCCIEHGVDVISIAEELAFPAAGSPDWASAVDALAREHEVTVLGTGVNPGFVLDLLVIALTGVCADVRSITATRVNDLAPYGPSVLRTQGVGLSPQAFAQGVADGSVVGHFGFPESIAMIASALGWEIERVEQTREPIVSAVRRETPFVVVEPGAVAGCRHTATAYCGGLAVITLVHPQQVHPEAEGIDTGDTIEIAGTPGVKLAGSPEIPGGVATAALAVNMIPRVVAAPAGLLTMADLPVPAAIQGDVRQLLAARGVRRG, from the coding sequence ATGACGGCGTTCGTGCGTGCGGCCGCAGAGCCGGTGCGCGTGGTGCTGATCGGAACCGGGCAGATGGGTGCTGCGGCGGCGCGGATCCTGCACGGTAAGGCCGGTCTGCGCCTCGTCGGTGTGGTGCCTCACCGCGTCGAGCACGAGGGAGAGGACGCCGGCATCGTGCTCGGACTCGGCGGGCCGAGCGGCGTGTTGATGGAGCCGCACCTCGCCGCCGTGCTGAAGCGGGAGCGTCCCGACGTGGCGCTGCACATGACGTGCTCACGCGTCGTCGACGCGGACGCCGACGTGCGCTGCTGCATCGAACACGGTGTTGACGTGATCTCGATCGCCGAGGAGCTCGCGTTCCCGGCAGCCGGATCGCCCGATTGGGCCTCGGCGGTCGATGCGCTGGCCCGCGAGCACGAGGTGACGGTGCTGGGCACCGGCGTGAACCCGGGGTTCGTCCTCGACCTGCTCGTGATCGCGCTCACCGGGGTGTGCGCCGACGTGCGCTCAATCACCGCGACACGGGTCAACGACCTCGCGCCCTACGGGCCCTCGGTGCTGCGCACCCAGGGTGTGGGTCTGTCACCGCAGGCGTTCGCGCAAGGCGTCGCCGACGGATCCGTGGTGGGGCACTTCGGCTTCCCCGAGTCGATCGCCATGATCGCGAGCGCGCTCGGCTGGGAGATCGAACGGGTCGAGCAGACGCGGGAACCGATCGTGTCCGCGGTGCGGCGCGAGACGCCCTTCGTGGTGGTCGAACCCGGTGCTGTGGCGGGTTGCCGGCACACCGCCACCGCCTACTGCGGCGGGCTGGCGGTGATCACCCTCGTCCACCCCCAGCAGGTGCACCCGGAGGCCGAGGGCATCGACACCGGCGACACGATCGAGATCGCCGGCACCCCCGGCGTGAAGCTGGCCGGCTCGCCGGAGATCCCCGGCGGTGTCGCCACCGCCGCGCTCGCCGTCAACATGATCCCGCGCGTGGTGGCCGCCCCAGCCGGACTGCTGACGATGGCCGATCTCCCGGTGCCGGCCGCCATCCAAGGCGACGTGCGACAGCTCCTCGCGGCGCGGGGAGTCCGTCGTGGATGA
- a CDS encoding 2-amino-4-ketopentanoate thiolase: MDDAVASGTWVELHRVVLTAGARASQVPAETQAVPLEQRVRGWLVEPARLGDEAEVRTAAGRRLAGTLVIVGPGHTHTFGPSVPEISVIGDELRELLREEAPR; encoded by the coding sequence GTGGATGACGCCGTCGCTTCGGGCACCTGGGTGGAGCTGCACCGCGTGGTGCTGACGGCCGGCGCACGCGCGAGCCAGGTTCCGGCCGAGACCCAGGCAGTGCCGCTCGAGCAACGCGTGCGCGGCTGGCTGGTCGAACCTGCCCGCCTCGGAGACGAGGCCGAGGTGCGCACGGCTGCCGGGCGAAGGCTGGCGGGGACCCTCGTGATCGTCGGACCCGGCCACACGCACACCTTCGGGCCGTCGGTTCCCGAGATCTCGGTGATCGGGGACGAACTGCGCGAACTGCTCCGTGAGGAAGCCCCGCGATGA
- a CDS encoding PLP-dependent lyase/thiolase: MNTYSRVMERRAGIVQRAVGIDYTLYETGALAFDYERLLADTGFDLDAARQVQIATGVGGTPFVELHRLTEVVRRIAAPGMGARLFVKDEAANPSGSFKDRRASLSVYEAARQGYPGVAAATSGNYGAAVASQAAKAGLACIVVQEAFDSRGVVQPEIAEKTRACEAFGAEVLRLSVGPELFSVFLTVLEETGFFDASLYTPYSVVGIETLGFEVAENSLERTGRFPDVVVVTHAGGGNVTGTARGLRRAGARATEVVGASVDLSGLHMASDRDFNRKSFTTGHTGFSLPFTTWPDRADVPRNAARPLRYLDRFVTVTQGEVFYVTEALAQLEGLERGPAGNTSLAAAMAIARELRRDQVVVVQETEYTGAGKHPLAQLDRARQEGIRVVRGDPADDSPGEVIVIPEHPAQLHVVDVDLERVRASYVRNALASLPEGTTPAEADVAFLAEETRWSAARVQEEIDASLTATR, translated from the coding sequence ATGAACACCTACTCGCGGGTGATGGAGCGGCGTGCGGGAATCGTGCAGCGCGCTGTCGGCATCGACTACACCCTCTATGAGACCGGCGCCCTCGCGTTCGACTACGAGCGCCTGCTGGCGGACACGGGTTTCGACCTCGACGCCGCGAGGCAGGTGCAGATCGCCACCGGGGTGGGAGGCACGCCGTTCGTCGAGTTGCACCGCCTGACAGAGGTGGTGAGGCGGATCGCGGCACCCGGCATGGGCGCCAGGCTGTTCGTGAAGGACGAGGCGGCGAATCCCTCCGGGTCGTTCAAGGACCGGCGCGCCTCGCTGTCGGTGTACGAAGCGGCGCGCCAGGGCTATCCGGGAGTCGCGGCGGCGACGAGCGGGAACTACGGCGCGGCTGTCGCGTCGCAGGCCGCCAAGGCCGGCCTCGCGTGCATCGTCGTGCAGGAGGCCTTCGACAGCAGGGGAGTGGTGCAGCCCGAGATCGCCGAGAAGACGCGCGCATGTGAGGCCTTCGGTGCCGAGGTGCTGAGGCTCTCCGTCGGGCCAGAGCTGTTCTCGGTCTTCTTGACCGTGCTCGAGGAGACCGGGTTCTTCGACGCCTCGCTGTACACCCCGTACTCGGTGGTGGGGATCGAGACGCTCGGATTCGAGGTGGCCGAGAACTCCCTCGAGCGCACCGGGCGGTTCCCCGACGTGGTCGTCGTGACGCACGCCGGAGGGGGAAACGTCACCGGCACCGCTCGTGGACTGCGCCGGGCTGGAGCGCGTGCCACCGAGGTGGTCGGCGCGAGCGTCGACCTGAGCGGCCTGCACATGGCGTCTGACCGAGACTTCAACCGCAAGTCGTTCACCACGGGCCACACCGGCTTCTCGCTGCCGTTCACCACCTGGCCCGACAGGGCCGACGTGCCGCGCAACGCGGCCCGTCCGCTGCGCTACCTCGACCGCTTCGTCACCGTCACCCAGGGCGAGGTGTTCTACGTGACCGAGGCCCTCGCCCAGCTCGAGGGCTTGGAGCGCGGCCCGGCCGGCAACACGTCGCTCGCGGCGGCGATGGCGATCGCTCGCGAGCTACGCCGCGACCAGGTGGTGGTGGTGCAAGAGACCGAATACACCGGTGCCGGCAAGCACCCGCTGGCCCAGCTCGACCGGGCTCGGCAGGAGGGGATTCGCGTCGTGCGCGGCGACCCTGCCGACGACAGCCCCGGCGAGGTGATCGTGATCCCCGAGCATCCGGCGCAGCTCCACGTCGTCGACGTCGACCTGGAGCGAGTCCGGGCGTCGTACGTTCGCAACGCCCTTGCCTCCCTGCCCGAGGGCACCACCCCGGCCGAAGCCGACGTCGCCTTCCTCGCCGAGGAGACACGTTGGAGCGCGGCCCGCGTCCAGGAGGAGATCGATGCGAGTCTCACCGCGACCCGATGA
- a CDS encoding ornithine aminomutase — protein MRVSPRPDDFEARRAHLATLDDEELRARFWALADRIVAPLVAEARTHTTPAIERSVLLRMGLSSVESKALVERMAEAKLLGHGAGRLLAQLAARRAVTPREAAHALLEGRWWEEVQP, from the coding sequence ATGCGAGTCTCACCGCGACCCGATGACTTCGAGGCGAGAAGGGCGCACCTGGCCACGCTCGACGACGAGGAGCTTCGCGCCCGGTTCTGGGCGCTGGCCGACCGGATCGTGGCCCCGCTCGTGGCCGAGGCCCGCACCCACACCACGCCCGCCATCGAGCGCTCCGTGCTGTTGCGCATGGGGCTGTCGAGCGTCGAATCGAAGGCTCTCGTCGAACGCATGGCCGAAGCGAAGCTGCTCGGCCACGGCGCCGGACGGCTACTCGCCCAGCTGGCCGCCCGTCGCGCCGTGACCCCGCGCGAGGCCGCGCATGCGCTGCTGGAGGGCCGCTGGTGGGAGGAGGTGCAGCCGTGA
- a CDS encoding cobalamin-dependent protein (Presence of a B(12) (cobalamin)-binding domain implies dependence on cobalamin itself, in one of its several forms, or in some unusual lineages, dependence on a cobalamin-like analog.), with amino-acid sequence MKLEPDRPLDMREVLADLEHYRPRRRGWTWRTPVPGQRIGPFEYADMSLGVDRSVPLPAARYFGDIDPQPAPVITTEIASGRFEDDLRRMRMAAWHGADHIMVIRTTGQSHIDGLIEGTPEGVGGIPITRKQLRATRKALDAIEDEVGRPINFHSYVSGLAGPEMAVLYAEEGVNGAHQDPQYNVLYRGINMHRSFVDAAEAKRVLADAGIFQIDGAHNANATAKQAWKVTPELLVQHAVNTAYSRAVGMPSAQIGLSTVPPTAPPAPKLRLDLPYAVALREVFAGCRFRAQQNTRYIESDTREATVTHVLDTLISALTSADVQSTITPDEGRNCPWHYNNVAGVETARQTLIGLDGLHDLVQLRTDGPLREQVREIVERAVLFLEEIVEIGGYFAAVEAGYFVDAGLFPERAGDGIVRDQHAGVGAATVVCREPGYGAPVCSHFGDNVYAESGDHAPGRPCAAIGGCTLCDDTKIVYVDELDPDDNVEHRLTAPLAERAAGILRPEVEQAGDGIVCVTVFVPAPRELAEAAALEMARHLGLHEPQVIHARVLHPAEGSVFELKGVADLPMRSDLLELPEPVEVLDHAEIEEYVRPRAIRVVAATVGEDEHSVGLQEVIDLKHGGIERYGFECHRLGTSVPVERVLDAAADVGAQVVLISTILTHGDVHRKNMDRLHSLAVERGVRDDLVLVAGGTQLTDDVARSCGMDAGFGRGTSGHQVASFLVRRLRERSVGA; translated from the coding sequence GTGAAGCTCGAACCGGACCGCCCTCTCGACATGCGCGAGGTGCTCGCCGACCTGGAGCACTACCGCCCCCGACGGCGCGGGTGGACATGGCGCACGCCGGTGCCCGGCCAGCGCATCGGGCCGTTCGAGTATGCCGACATGTCGCTGGGGGTCGACCGCTCGGTCCCGCTGCCCGCCGCGCGCTACTTCGGCGACATCGACCCTCAGCCGGCGCCGGTGATCACGACCGAGATCGCGTCGGGCCGCTTCGAGGACGACCTGCGCCGAATGCGGATGGCGGCATGGCACGGGGCGGACCACATCATGGTGATCCGCACCACCGGCCAATCCCACATCGACGGGCTGATCGAGGGCACTCCCGAGGGCGTCGGCGGCATCCCGATCACCCGCAAGCAGCTCCGCGCGACCCGCAAGGCCCTCGACGCGATCGAAGACGAGGTCGGCCGCCCGATCAACTTCCACTCGTACGTCAGCGGCCTCGCCGGCCCGGAGATGGCAGTGCTGTATGCGGAAGAGGGGGTGAACGGCGCGCACCAGGACCCGCAGTACAACGTGTTGTACCGGGGGATCAACATGCACCGCTCGTTCGTCGACGCCGCCGAGGCCAAGCGTGTGCTCGCCGACGCCGGGATCTTCCAGATCGACGGCGCCCACAACGCGAACGCGACTGCCAAGCAGGCCTGGAAGGTGACCCCGGAGCTGCTCGTGCAGCATGCGGTGAACACCGCGTACAGCCGGGCGGTGGGCATGCCGTCGGCGCAGATCGGTCTGTCGACCGTGCCGCCGACCGCCCCTCCGGCACCGAAGCTGCGCCTCGACCTGCCCTATGCCGTGGCGCTGCGCGAGGTGTTCGCCGGGTGCCGCTTCCGCGCCCAGCAGAACACCCGCTACATCGAGTCCGACACCCGCGAGGCGACGGTCACCCACGTGCTCGACACGCTGATCTCCGCGCTCACGTCGGCCGACGTGCAGAGCACGATCACCCCCGACGAGGGCCGCAACTGCCCGTGGCACTACAACAACGTCGCCGGTGTGGAGACCGCTCGCCAGACGCTGATCGGGCTCGACGGGCTGCACGACCTGGTGCAGCTCCGCACCGACGGCCCACTGCGCGAACAGGTGCGGGAGATCGTCGAGCGCGCGGTGCTGTTCCTGGAGGAGATCGTCGAGATCGGCGGGTACTTCGCCGCGGTCGAGGCCGGATACTTCGTGGACGCCGGGCTCTTCCCCGAACGCGCCGGCGACGGCATCGTGCGCGACCAGCATGCCGGCGTCGGCGCGGCGACGGTGGTGTGCCGAGAGCCCGGCTACGGAGCGCCGGTGTGCAGCCACTTCGGCGACAACGTGTACGCCGAGTCGGGCGACCACGCGCCCGGTCGTCCGTGTGCTGCGATCGGCGGCTGCACCCTGTGCGACGACACGAAGATCGTGTACGTCGACGAGCTCGACCCCGACGACAACGTCGAACATCGCCTCACCGCACCCCTCGCCGAGCGTGCGGCGGGCATCCTGCGTCCCGAGGTGGAGCAAGCGGGGGACGGCATCGTGTGCGTGACCGTTTTCGTGCCTGCGCCGCGGGAGCTGGCCGAGGCGGCGGCGCTGGAGATGGCCCGGCATCTCGGGCTGCACGAGCCGCAGGTGATCCATGCCCGGGTGCTGCACCCCGCAGAGGGTTCGGTGTTCGAGTTGAAGGGCGTCGCCGACCTGCCGATGAGGTCCGATCTGCTGGAGCTCCCCGAGCCGGTCGAAGTGCTCGACCACGCCGAGATCGAGGAGTACGTCCGCCCGAGGGCGATTCGGGTGGTGGCGGCCACGGTCGGCGAGGACGAGCACTCGGTCGGGCTGCAGGAGGTGATCGACCTGAAACACGGCGGGATCGAGCGCTACGGCTTCGAGTGCCATCGTCTCGGCACTTCGGTGCCGGTGGAGCGGGTCCTCGACGCCGCCGCCGACGTGGGGGCGCAAGTGGTGCTGATCTCGACGATTCTCACCCACGGCGACGTGCACCGGAAGAACATGGACCGGCTGCACAGCCTGGCCGTGGAGCGGGGCGTGCGTGACGACCTGGTGCTCGTCGCCGGCGGTACCCAGCTGACCGACGACGTCGCTCGGTCGTGTGGGATGGACGCGGGCTTCGGGCGGGGGACGAGCGGGCATCAGGTGGCGAGCTTCCTGGTGCGTCGCTTGCGTGAGCGAT